In Bacillus cereus ATCC 14579, a single window of DNA contains:
- a CDS encoding YozQ family protein: MAKQQNKQNVQGAQQQAYTSETNAASQSVIEEQISDTVAEGTIDVKLGKESQEKA, from the coding sequence ATGGCGAAACAACAAAACAAACAAAATGTACAAGGTGCACAGCAACAAGCTTATACTTCTGAAACGAATGCTGCATCTCAATCGGTTATTGAGGAGCAAATTAGCGATACGGTTGCAGAAGGAACTATTGATGTGAAGCTTGGAAAAGAATCGCAGGAAAAAGCGTAA